Within the Anaerolineae bacterium genome, the region GATGTGCGCATTGACCTGGAGACGGCGCCGCAGGTGGATGTGCCGATGAAGACCGAGGAAGTGCTGGCCGTGGTGCGCGAGCAGGTGGAGGACAAGATGGGGCTGAGACTGCGCCGCGTGCGGGTGCAGGTGCGCAGTGCGCCTTTCCCGAAGGAGCCGGCGGTCATTTCCGCGCCGCCGCCTCCTCCACCTCCGCCGGCGCCGGCCCCCTCACCGCCGCCGGCTGACGAACTCGACCAGCCCCCCGGATAATTCCAGGCGCTGGATATCCCAGCCCAGGGTAACCCGCTCTTCCCACCACCGGTTGGCCTGGCGCGAGAGCACCGCGCAGAGCAAGGCCGGCATCTCTAGCCGGCCTATCTGAATCTCCTGGCATGCCCACCGCCATCGGCCGGCGCCGCCACTTTCCAGCCGCCAGCGCATCCGCAGGCACAGCGGCCAGGCCAGGATGCGCCGGAATCGCAGTGCGGCGTCGCACTCCCCCGGGGCGAATTCCACCTGCAGGCCGGCCAGCACCGCGCGCGAAGGGTCCGCGACCAGACAGCGGGCAAGGGCCTGGAACTGTGCCGGCGTCATCGCCGCGGAAACCTCGCGGCCGGCGATCAGGCGTTCCAGGACCTGCCGGCTTTCGCCCGGGCAGGGCATGTCCCGCCAGTCAGGAGGACAGCCGGCGGGCGCGAGGGCGCGGAACAACAACGCCGCGAGCACCAATGCCGCCATAAGGCCTATCAACACCCGTTTCCACCTTGCTCCGCGCATGACGTCCATATCCCGCGAGAGGGATGCTCCCCGCTGTCATTTTGTCCTTTGGCCAATCTATTGTAATATATCGTCAATAACTGGCAATACCCCGGCAAGGAAGGGAGCATATCTCGGATGCCCCAGGAGGAAGCACCGCACCAGGATGTAGAACAGGCGCCGGCCGGCGAGCAGGAGCAGAGGCCGGCGGCGTCCGCGCCGGCGGACCTGGTGCCCTTCGTCGAAGCCATCTTGTTCGTCGCCGATGAGCCGGTCTCGGTGGAGCGCCTGGCCGCCACCCTCATGGTGGACCAGGAGATGGTGGAGCAGACACTGGACATCCTGCGGGGGCAGTGCGCAACGCGCGGGGTGCGTCTCCAGCGCAAGGGCCGCCGCGTCCAGATGGTCACCGCGCCGGAGACCGCGGAGGTGGTCGAGCGCTTCCTGGGGCTGGATGTCACCAGCCGGCTCTCGCCGGCGGCGCTGGAGACCCTGGCCATCGTCGCCTACCGCCAGCCCATCACCCGCGCCGAAGTGGATGCGATTCGCGGTGTGCAGTCCGATTCCGTCCTGCGCACCCTGGTGAGCCGAGGATTGATCGAGGAAGTCGGCCGGCTGGAGCAGGCCGGCCGGCCCATCCTGTACGGCACCACCTTTGAGTTTCTCCAGTACTTCGGGCTGGAGGACCTTTCCCAGCTCCCCCCGTTGGAGCCGGAGGAAAGTGCCCCGGCGGGGAACCCGGAGAGCTGAGCGATATGACGGCACGCCGGCGCTGGCTGTGGGGGCTTCTCATCGGGCTGGCCGCCCTGCTGAACGTGGGCTTTGGGCCGGTCCTGCGCACCTCGGACACCGCCGGCAGCGCGCTGTACCCCGAACAGGCGCGGCTTCTGGCAGAGACCTGGGCCGGCCCGGGGATTTCCGCGCCGGCCGCGGTCATTTACGATGTGGATGCCGGCCAATTCCTGCTCGAGCGGAACGCGCACCAGCGCCGGCCGCCGGCCAGCCTGACCAAAATCGCCACGGCCCTGGTGGCCCTGCGCCGGCTGGATCTGTCCCAGACGGTGACGGTGGGCGATGAGGTACAGGTCGAGGGCATGCGCATCGGGCTGGCCCCCGGCGACACGCTGACCGTGGAAGCCCTGCTCTATGGGACACTGCTCAACTCGGGCAACGACGCGGCCGCGGCCCTGGCGGTGGCGGCCGCCGGCTCCCAGGAGCGCTTTGTCGAAGAGATGAATGCCCTGGCGGCTGAGCTGGGGCTTCAGGACACGCACTTCGTCAATCCGCACGGCCTGGACAGCGCGGGGCATTATTCCAGCGCCT harbors:
- a CDS encoding D-alanyl-D-alanine carboxypeptidase, which translates into the protein MTARRRWLWGLLIGLAALLNVGFGPVLRTSDTAGSALYPEQARLLAETWAGPGISAPAAVIYDVDAGQFLLERNAHQRRPPASLTKIATALVALRRLDLSQTVTVGDEVQVEGMRIGLAPGDTLTVEALLYGTLLNSGNDAAAALAVAAAGSQERFVEEMNALAAELGLQDTHFVNPHGLDSAGHYSSAYDLALLANAALKNPTFAAIVAAPAKELDGWQFRTTNQLLGAYPGVDGVKTGTTDDAGECLVASATRHGHRVLTVVLGSADRYADTRALLDFYYGHYQWVRLELPAGRLSAETDPQGHLRRYALPTAVEVLLARWESPWLGMTWQGDGQGSWQAVRFWVGNRLITEQPVQVYQVY
- the scpB gene encoding SMC-Scp complex subunit ScpB, coding for MPQEEAPHQDVEQAPAGEQEQRPAASAPADLVPFVEAILFVADEPVSVERLAATLMVDQEMVEQTLDILRGQCATRGVRLQRKGRRVQMVTAPETAEVVERFLGLDVTSRLSPAALETLAIVAYRQPITRAEVDAIRGVQSDSVLRTLVSRGLIEEVGRLEQAGRPILYGTTFEFLQYFGLEDLSQLPPLEPEESAPAGNPES